From Amphiprion ocellaris isolate individual 3 ecotype Okinawa chromosome 10, ASM2253959v1, whole genome shotgun sequence, one genomic window encodes:
- the LOC111585407 gene encoding protein crumbs homolog 1-like, whose product MLRFSVHVWMLLLLYAGTLFGDDINGCDQQPCQNGGVCESHNGGFRCLCSQQSQSGRLYGGENCTVALSGCDGNQCENGGICSPLLVNDHHTYTCICLAGFTGSKCQTPTIFSFESQGYMYIETQLLDPEAPLNVTFSFKTDRANGTLLQRRVDDLLLSIELVDGRLCLLSLRGQGSSTMVQELPEYLTDNKWHTVEASLGGVVSLIRLLCAEGSCTRDPSSEVQLLEQASTLPEPGAVRQSLFIGSVGGNWTLGRAVDEAENPPAFLGCFRDVFVDSHLVLPVKAPEESGVQANMTVGCSDKDKCIESPCQNRGRCVSQGWRRHMCECHRPYEGNNCAEEYITARFGSNDLESYAVFSLDDDPGDSLIISMFLRTRQSSGLLLILANSTSQYLRLWLEDGRVKIQINNFETLVGRSAVSDGHFHLVTLKLERTAATLFQSAQNQGFMPIRHVEVHPGDLVFVGGLPDSRASASFGGYFKGCVQDLRINSKRLQFYPIATPVESYNLQEVIGVAEGCSSDNACAINPCLNGGVCYSMWDDFICNCPPSTAGQRCEEVKWCELSPCPATAVCQPLSQGFECLSNVTFRLESSVLHFHSNGNIKRSLTSISFSFRTRQSAATLLYAQKDSDYLTVYLLNSHLVMELQKDALTVSVQSPGPISDGEWHMVKLSMDNQTLNSKWMMAVDGGKEELSKSSGGDLGFLREGADVFLGGPSLDSGGNLSGCLGPVEIGGLLLPFHLDTELNLPRPQEEQFVRMNSNAAPRFGCWGATVCSPNPCQNEGLCDDLFDLHQCTCSPEWTGPLCKDPADPCISSPCIYGACTNLPSGFKCVCEPGYSGEQCEAEVDICENSNCSHGATCLKGLLSYTCLCPQNLTGQYCDEKIPEIPWYIETNPLPQLPVATCQGTRWNYNCFNGGNCSEGDNACYCLPGFTGQWCEKDVDECLSDPCMNGGFCINYVNSFECVCDLNYSGIHCQIDVSDFYLYLFLGLWQNLFQLVSYLVIRLDDEPEIEWGFHVND is encoded by the exons ATGTTGAGATTCAGCGTGCATGTGTGGATGCTACTGTTGCTTTATGCAG GCACTTTGTTCGGTGACGACATCAATGGATGTGACCAGCAGCCATGCCAAAATGGTGGTGTGTGTGAGAGCCACAATGGAGGATTCCGTTGCCTTTGCTCCCAGCAGAGCCAAAGTGGGCGCCTATATGGCGGCGAGAACTGCACAGTTGCACTTTCAGGCTGCGATGGCAACCAGTGCGAGAACGGAGGAATATGCTCTCCGTTGCTCGTAAACGATCATCACACTTACACTTGCATCTGCCTTGCAGGCTTCACAGGCTCCAAATGCCAAACTCCCACCATCTTCTCCTTTGAGTCCCAAGGCTACATGTACATAGAGACCCAGCTGCTGGACCCAGAAGCCCCTCTTAATGTCACGTTCAGCTTCAAGACAGACAGAGCGAATGGTACTCTCTTGCAGCGCAGAGTGGACGACCTGCTCCTCAGCATCGAGCTCGTGGATGGACGCCTCTGCCTCCTCAGCCTGAGAGGTCAAGGTTCCAGCACCATGGTTCAAGAGCTTCCAGAGTATTTGACCGACAACAAGTGGCACACGGTTGAAGCATCGCTGGGCGGCGTGGTCAGTCTCATCAGGCTGCTGTGCGCTGAAGGAAGCTGCACCAGAGACCCCAGCAGTGAAGTTCAGCTGCTTGAACAAGCTTCCACTCTGCCAGAGCCAGGAGCTGTTCGTCAGAGCCTCTTCATCGGGTCAGTCGGAGGGAATTGGACTTTGGGCAGAGCGGTGGATGAAGCAGAAAACCCGCCTGCTTTTCTGGGCTGCTTCAGAGACGTGTTTGTGGACTCACATCTGGTGCTGCCTGTTAAAGCACCAGAAGAATCAGGAGTCCAAGCAAACATGACGGTGGGATGCAGCGACAAAGACAAATGCATCGAGAGTCCGTGTCAGAACCGAGGACGTTGTGTGAGCCAAGGCTGGAGGAGGCACATGTGTGAATGTCACAGGCCATATGAGGGAAACAACTGTGCTGAAG AATATATCACTGCAAGATTTGGGAGCAATGACCTGGAGAGTTACGCTGTATTCTCATTAGACGACGACCCCGGTGACTCCCTGATTATATCCATGTTCCTTCGCACCAGACAGTCCAGCggcctcctcctcatcctggCCAACAGCACCAGCCAGTACCTCCGCCTGTGGCTGGAAGACGGCAGGGTGAAAATTCAGATCAACAACTTTGAGACCCTCGTCGGTCGGAGTGCGGTCAGTGACGGACACTTCCACCTGGTGACGCTGAAGCTGGAAAGAACGGCAGCCACCTTATTCCAGTCAGCCCAAAACCAGGGCTTCATGCCCATCAGGCACGTGGAAGTCCATCCTGGagatctggtgtttgttgggGGGCTTCCAGACTCAAGGGCCTCAGCTTCCTTTGGTGGCTACTTTAAGGGATGCGTGCAGGACCTGAGGATTAACAGCAAACGCCTGCAGTTCTATCCAATAGCTACTCCAGTGGAGTCGTACAACCTACAGGAGGTCATCGGTGTTGCAGAAGGATGCAGCAGTGACAACGCCTGCGCT ATCAATCCTTGCCTCAATGGGGGAGTGTGTTACTCCATGTGGGACGATTTCATCTGCAACTGCCCCCCCAGTACTGCAGGGCAGCGCTGTGAGGAGGTGAAATGGTGCGAGCTGTCTCCCTGCCCTGCCACTGCTGTTTGCCAGCCCCTCTCTCAAGGCTTTGAGT GTTTGTCTAATGTGACGTTCCGGCTTGAAAGCAGTGTTCTGCACTTCCACAGCAATGGAAACATCAAGCGCAGTCTCACCAGCATCTCCTTCAGCTTCCGCACAAGACAGTCTGCTGCCACTTTACTTTACGCACAAAAGGACTCAGACTACCTCACTGTCTACCTTCTCAACTCTCATCTGGTCATGGAGCTCCAAAAAGATGCCCTCACGGTGTCAGTTCAAAGCCCAGGTCCGATCAGTGATGGAGAGTGGCACATGGTGAAGCTCAGCATGGACAACCAGACTCTGAACTCCAAGTGGATGATGGCTGTGGATGGAGGTAAGGAGGAGTTGTCCAAATCATCTGGAGGGGATCTGGGGTTTCTCAGGGAGGGAGCAGACGTCTTCCTGGGGGGACCGAGCCTGGACTCTGGGGGGAACCTGTCTGGCTGTCTGGGTCCTGTGGAGATCGGaggtcttcttcttcctttccaCCTGGATACTGAGCTGAACCTCCCCAGACCTCAGGAGGAGCAGTTTGTGAGGATGAACAGCAACGCCGCTCCCCGATTCGGCTGCTGGGGAGCCACAGTTTGTTCGCCCAACCCCTGCCAGAACGAGGGTTTGTGTGACGACCTGTTTGACCTGCATCAGTGCACTTGTTCCCCCGAGTGGACGGGACCGCTGTGTAAAGACCCAGCAGACCCCTGCATCTCCAGCCCCTGCATCTATGGCGCCTGTACCAACCTACCGAGTGGTTTTAAGTGCGTTTGTGAGCCAGGGTACAGCGGTGAGCAATGTGAGGCAGAAGTTGACATATGCGAAAACAGTAATTGCAGCCACGGCGCCACGTGCCTCAAAGGCCTCCTGAGCTACACCTGTCTCTGTCCTCAGAATCTGACCGGCCAATACTGCGA TGAGAAAATCCCTGAAATCCCATGGTACATTGAAACCAATCC ACTCCCTCAGTTGCCTGTAGCTACATGCCAGGGTACCAGATGGAACTACAACTGCTTTAATGGAGGAAACTGTTCTGAAGGAGACAACGCTTGTTACTGCCTGCCTGGTTTTACAGGACAGTG GTGTGAGAAGGATGTGGATGAATGTCTCTCAGACCCGTGTATGAACGGAGGCTTCTGTATCAACTACGTGAACAgctttgagtgtgtgtgcgaCTTAAACTACTCAGGAATACACTGTCAGATAGATGTCAGCGACTTCTACCTGTACCTCTTCCTGGGCCTGTGGCAGAACCTCTTCCAGCTGGTGTCCTACCTTGTGATACGCCTCGATGACGAGCCAGAGATTGAGTGGGGATTCCACGTCAATGATTAG
- the LOC111585403 gene encoding sentrin-specific protease 5-like: protein MNHLTPTCPSSRQKVSYSSMITCESPLFSFFNLCQMHQTHSQRSKAKCLKRRKGFTSSIKGVSHLSRRAKRRLYCKLQLWMWRKRREKCRFGIFQGKKRIHSGSSPCLGLKTERSKRKSPTYQTLNGENSQVRASALVLALGRDTGGSEDTFRMQNRFLKLTKSDGLSGTFIDSDTNVPGTISQTLPTASSEITGTLKQTVRPLLSTASDGCEGSTQLKVPRTMTARRLEAGGPSEHHISVTVRQEQTTHRDTDGRISCKHTASPQSDISLKALTQDIHEFLDDFYRTYGSFIPLQKSDVLRHLKRKFNSHWSDRKNIIFSEVTRYQTAIVQKSAPSFQVVYKKHTLTLDDLLTLADQNWLNDQVMNMYGELIMESSHHKVHFLNSFFHRQLMTKGYDGVKRWTKQVDLFSKSLLLVPVHLEVHWCLVTADIVKKKICLYDSQGNALQKVARNILKYLMTEAKEKQQTAFENGWVVSFDEKIPQQTNENDCGVFVLEYSRCLALTRPLQFSQNDIPKIRKRIYKELCDCRLHEQD, encoded by the exons ATGAATCATCTGACTCCCACCTGCCCCTCCAGCAGACAAAAGGTTTCCTACAGCTCCATGATCACATGTGAGTCTCcattgttcagttttttcaaCCTGTGCCAGATGCACCAAACACACAGCCAGAGAAGCAAAGCAAAATGCttgaagaggaggaaggggtTCACTTCTTCAATCAAGGGAGTATCTCATCTGTCCAGACGGGCCAAGAGACGCTTGTATTGTAAATTACAACTTTGGATGTGGAGGAAGCGGAGAGAAAAGTGCCGTTTTGGGATATTCCAAGGTAAAAAACGGATCCACTCTGGCTCCAGCCCCTGCCTTGGtttaaagacagagagaagtaAAAGGAAAAGTCCAACGTACCAGACACTAAATGGAGAAAACTCACAAGTAAGAGCATCAGCCCTTGTATTAGCTCTTGGACGTGATACTGGAGGTTCAGAGGACACCTTCAGAATGCAGAATCGCTTCTTAAAACTGACTAAATCTGACGGTTTGTCAGGAACGTTCATTGATTCGGACACAAATGTTCCTGGCAccatcagtcagactttacCAACAGCGAGTAGTGAAATTACTGGCACTTTAAAACAAACCGTCAGACCCCTGCTGAGTACAGCCAGTGATGGGTGTGAAGGTAGTACACAGTTAAAGGTACCAAGAACAATGACGGCACGCAGACTTGAGGCTGGCGGTCCATCAGAACACCACATTTCTGTCACTGTACGTCAGGAGCAGACGACACACAGAGATACTGATGGGAGAATCAGCTGTAAACACACAGCATCTCCTCAGAGTGACATCAGTCTCAAAGCACTGACCCAGGACATCCATG AGTTTCTCGATGACTTCTACAGAACATATGGAAGTTTCATCCCACTACAGAAGAGCGACGTGTTGAGGCATCTGAAGAGGAAGTTTAACAGTCATTGGAGCGACAG GAAGAACATCATCTTCTCTGAAGTTACCAGATATCAAACTGCGATCGTTCAGAAATCTGCTCCCTCTTTCCAGGTGGTTtacaagaaacacacactgacactggATGATCTGTTGACTCTGGCAGATCAGAACTGGCTCAATGACCAG GTCATGAACATGTATGGAGAGCTGATCATGGAGTCCTCCCATCACAAG GTCCATTTTCTCAACAGCTTCTTCCACCGACAGCTCATGACCAAAGGATATGATGGTGTTAAGAGATGGACAAAGCAG GTGGATTTGTTTTCTAAGAGCCTTCTTCTGGTGCCCGTCCACCTGGAGGTTCACTGGTGTCTGGTGACAGCTGACATCgtcaaaaagaaaatctgccTTTATGACTCTCAAGGGAATGCCCTCCAGAAAGTTGCAAGG AACATCCTGAAGTACTTGATGACAGAAGCGAAAGAGAAGCAGCAAACAGCTTTCGAAAACGGTTGGGTGGTGTCGTTTGATGAG AAAATCCCACAACAGACCAACGAGAACGACTGTGGAGTCTTCGTCTTGGAG tatTCTAGATGCCTTGCTCTGACCAGACCGCTCCAGTTTTCACAGAACGACATACCAAAGATACGAAAGAGGATCTACAAAGAACTCTGTGATTGTAGGCTCCATGAACAGGACTGA
- the LOC111585402 gene encoding alpha-2-HS-glycoprotein-like — protein MNLLGITAVLGLLVGAWAHIGVLRPPCDSLEAEEAAVVAQDYLNAQHKHGYKYVLNRIEDIKILTKPNEDDTYVLEIDLLETDCHVLDPTPVANCTVRPKVLTAVEGDCDVVLKRVNGALTVTAFKCKTEESTEDLCLGCPTLLPLNHTGALDFVTTSLGTFNNQTVNVTYVLLEIGRMSSQIVSGGPIYLAEYVVVEANCTDDPCVPLNDALAARSFCTARGSNDEHTVDCKILSTLTPIVDVNGTARVEHASLPVVHVHRGNISLNHGLRHHKLTTLHDPHLSGLLSSESGESDEVVPVVSAAVPTADPAAVADPTAVADPAAVADPASASDASDASSSKEVPVILFKRAVAAQPAAALVDGPAAQADPTAIVPVCPGKVRFF, from the exons ATGAATCTCCTGGGCATTACCGCCGTTCTGGGACTACTGGTGGGCGCTTGGGCTCACATCGGTGTGCTGAGGCCTCCGTGCGATTCCTTGGAGGCAGAGGAGGCTGCTGTGGTGGCTCAGGATTACCTCAATGCCCAGCACAAACATGGGTACAAGTATGTACTGAACAGGATCGAAGACATCAAGATCCTCACAAAG cCTAATGAAGATGACACATATGTCCTGGAAATTGACCTGCTGGAGACAGACTGTCATGTGTTGGACCCCACACCTGTTGCCAACTGCACAGTCAGGCCCAAAGTGTTGACG GCAGTAGAGGGAGACTGCGATGTGGTGCTGAAGAGGGTTAATGGAGCTCTGACTGTCACAGCCTTCAAGTGTAAAACAGAAG AATCAACAGAGGACCTATGCCTGGGCTGTCCGACCCTCCTTCCCCTGAATCACACTGGAGCGCTGGACTTTGTCACCACCTCTCTGGGAACCTTCAACAACCAGACTGTGAATGTAACATATGTTCTTCTGGAGATTGGAAGGATGTCATCGCAG ATCGTGAGTGGTGGGCCGATCTATTTAGCAGAATATGTTGTAGTTGAGGCCAACTGCACCGATGATCCCTGCGTGCCCCTGAATGATGCCCTGGCT GCTCGTAGTTTTTGCACCGCCAGAGGCTCAAACGATGAACACACAGTGGATTGCAAGATCCTTTCCACTCTG ACACCCATTGTAGATGTCAACGGCACAGCACGTGTGGAACATGCCAGCCTGCCGGTGGTTCATGTCCATAGAGGCAATATTTCGCTCAATCACGGCCTGAGACACCACAAACTGACCACCCTGCACGACCCTCATCTCAGCGGCCTTCTGTCTTCAGAATCAGGAGAGTCCGATGAAGTTGTCCCTGTAGTAAGTGCTGCTGTTCCTACTGCTGaccctgctgctgttgctgatcCTACTGCTGTTGCGGATCCTGCCGCTGTTGCTGATCCTGCCTCAGCTTCAGATGCTTCAGATGCCTCATCCAGTAAGGAGGTCCCCGTTATTCTGTTTAAGAGAGCAGTAGCTGCTCAACCTGCGGCTGCTCTGGTCGATGGTCCTGCAGCACAGGCAGATCCCACTGCTATTGTGCCAGTCTGCCCAGGAAAAGTCAGGTTCTTTTAA